The window GATTAATTCAAAAGGTGGTTCACGGCAAAAAACTGTGAAACATGTAAAacttcaccaaaaaaaaaaagattctcCATAATGAGTTGATAAGATCTTACATTGCTTGTCCTTTTCAATTAGACATGTTGACATGGcagtaggaaaaaaaacatttacatttattttgaACAGTGTATGGTTTGTCATTCATTTGGGAAGCACCCGTTTGGCcagttcttttcttttcctctcctttTCATTTCGGTCCTTTTCTGCTTTGGTTGGTTCGCCTCTtatatccttttttttctttaattaatttcttaaAGATTATAAAAGCTCAAATCTATGGTAGAAAACAGAATGCCCGAACTTTAAACAAACACCAAATACACTCATTCGTCAACGATGTAATGGCCATCATAGACGAATTAGCATTTAGCAACCAGACTATTGACAAtcccttcttctccttctccacctTCCCATTAGCCAacaaaaaattttaaacaaaGTGAATGAAAACGAGAATCTTTCTTCCATTTCTcaatttaaaaacaaaaacaataatttAATGACAGGAGAGGTGAGGTTGGGGGTCCACAACCCCAGAGAGTCGGGAGGGCGAGAGATCCGATTCGGTGCGGGGTAGGCGACCCACCTACCCATTCTAgtaccctctctccctcccatttTAAACGTAGCTATAAATTTTCGTGTTTAATTTTAATcgttcattttattttataactaataattttatatagttattagatgataaaatatgaatattactttaAGTGTGACTCATAATtctattaaataattttttaaatataacagACAATTAAAATTAGACACGAAAACTCATAGCTGCGTTTTTTAaatggacagagggagtattctaCAGTACAACATTTTCCTTTTATAAAAAGGAGACGAGACGagtcgctcgcctcgccgccaccttccccttccccccctccgccgcctcctccgccgcgaaaCGAAAggcgagctctctctctctctctctccgcggCGCGGTCAAAACCCTAGCGCGCGAGGAGGCCCCCCCCATGGCGCAGCAGCTCTCCGCCCccttccgcgccgccgcggccgccggatcccgcgcctccgccgccgccgccgatcccgcCAAGGTATCGCCCTCCCTTCCATTCCTCCTGtgctccctctccctcacctTCTTCCCCACCCCCCCTCCGGAATTTTCCGGTTTGTTCCGCGTCGGGGTTCGATTGGCAGAGGGTTGGGACGTCTTCGTTCGTTGTGTGACTAGTTGTGTTGCTGATACTGCGCCTAGATTTCGTCTTAAGCTTGGTTTCCGTGAATCTGGGAACcttgggttgggggggggggggcaaatgCTGGGGTTCGTTTCTTGTTTATGTGCGTTCTCCCTGGTTGCTTCGTACTATAATCTGTTCATTTCTGTGCTGGAGTATGGAGGTTACTTTTATACATACTAGTGGAGAATCATGTACCCAGGCGCTTTATTGTTATCAGCAAAAAGTTCTGTACTGTTATCAACATAGTTGATTCTTGGTCAAAGAAATCCTATTCACACTCTTCAATTAAGATGTTAATACTATTCACTCTCTTCAATTATGTGTTGCTCATAGTTAGTTTGTtggatttttagttttttagtAGTAGAAAGATGTCCCTCCTGTTGATGCGATTTGCCTGCTATGGAACAGGTGTTACGCTTGAGAAGCGCTGGCTCAGCTCAGTTCACCTCCATCGCAGCTTCCTCTTCATTGTAACTGCCTGCTTCTAATGCCTATTTCTTCCTCTTCGTTGTAAGAGCGCTTTTTTGATCTGATTATGTTTTAACGCatctaaataatttttttaactcAAGTGCTAGGAACATTGAGCCGCTGAGAGCGATAGCTACTCAGGCACCCCCTGCCGTCCCACGTAAGTGTCTGGTTTCCCAAACAAATGTGTAATAATAGAATTGTGCAGGCAGCAGCATTTGATTATTCCTTTTTGTTTCTGTCTGTAGAATATTCGAGTGGCGAGAAGACAAAGGTTGGCATCAATGGTGAGTTGCTTCTGTTTATTCTAGGAACTAGTCCATTAATTTTAATGGGATATATTAATCTGTTTATTCTAGGAACCTAGTCCATTAAAAAAATTGCTATAATTTTAATGGGATATATTAATCTGTGCTGGCCAATGCATTTTGTCTTGCAtgcgttttttcttttctttttttgcaaatatatgaTATCAATTGCAACTGAATGTGTTAGTTCGAGTTCCATGTCTTTAGGTTTTCCAAAAGCAATTTTTAGTGCTCAGTTAGGTATATGCTACAGCAACTGAATCACCCATGGCTTGTTGGCAGAAGTAGTTTACAGTTTATTGTACCATACATCAAAAGTAGGCGAAATAATTTATTGCTATTTGTTTGTAATGCTTGTCTTATTTTTTTGGTATCATAGGGTTTGGGCGAATTGGGAGGTTGGTCCTGCGTATTGCAACCAGTAGAGATGATATTGAAGTTGTTGCTGTCAATGATCCTTTCATTGATGCTAAATACATGgtaagaaaatagttcaaattaTTTGCCTACCTCCCATATTTCATACCTTGGTTGCTTCATTTAATCAATGAAcattatattttcaattttgggGGGATGAAGTTTTGCTTGCATTTGCTACACTGCATTAGCTTATATGATGCCATGTTACGTTCTTTTAGGTTTGTAAGTGTTATAAACCTTGACGAAAAGATTGGCCTTTTCTCAGCTTAAGCTAAATTAAGATTGATgcagataatattttatttgaaatcattGAAAAACCTACTTAATGTGCATTCACCTTAAGTTACTTAAATATGCTATGCAGTCCATTGTGCTACATTTCAATTTGCTAGTTATATATTGGCACAGTTTCTTGGTTCTTCCATATAATCACACGAAACTGCATCCCTACCTTATGTGTTCGGTTCAATGACCATAATAGTCCATTTCAATGTTTTACTCCTAATGCAACATAATTCCTGTCACTGTGGGAGTACCAACCCATCCTTCCATGCGGATGCAACATTTGGTTGTGCCTTTTCTTTCTGTAGAtaatctctttcttttttccagGCCTACATGTTCAAGTATGACTCCACTCATGGTCCATTTAAAGGCTCCATTAAGGTTGTGGATGATTCAACCCTGGAGATCAATGGAAAGAAAGTCACAATCACTAGCAAAAGGTAATATCAAGTCCACTTAGGGACTAGTACATGATTACATAGAATGTCACAATTATTTGTTATCTAAGTATTGTGTTTGATgattattagtaaaaaaaaaccctcttGAAACATTGCTAGTAAATTTGGATCTCACAATTATTGAGGTATTGCATCACTGTGTTCCCATGCCATCATGGATTCAACCTAAAATTCTTTGGATCACTGGAAAAATAATTATTGTAGCCTAACGTATAATCTGGTCTTTTGTCGTATCACTGCTTACTTGTATAGTCGAATATATTACAATGTGCAGCCTTGTGAAATAAAGAAAAGTAAAGTGTCTTTACGACTCTAACCATATCTGGAGTATGGAGTGATTGACTGAACATGCTATACGGATTTATAATTGAGTACCTTTTAGTCCTAGCTCCTAAAGTAACTCAGTATTGTTGTGTACGTTGTACATTTGGGGTACTTCACAATCCTTTCTTCACCGTGCCCCTGCTCTCGATACACAATTATGTTTCTGTGACTACATTAATTTCTGTTAGTTCTTGCATTTGCACCTAAGAATTTGCCCCCTTCTTTTCCAGAGATCCAGCAGATATTCCTTGGGGTAACTTTGGAGCTGAGTATGTTGTTGAATCTTCAGGTGTTTTTACAACAACTGAAAAGGCATCGGCACATTTGAAGGTTTGTACACCATTTCTATACATTGCCATCTAACTGAGAAATGGCAAGCTTTTATATTGGATAAAATGGTGATGTTTTTATGCCTTGTTTGTAGGGCGGTGCTAAGAAAGTTGTGATATCTGCTCCATCAGCAGATGCTCCAATGTTTGTCGTTGGAGTAAATGAGAAGAGCTATGATCCTAAAATGAATGTTGTTTCTAACGCAAGTTGTACTACCAACTGTCTTGCTCCTCTTGCCAAGGTAACTTATCTATTTCTAATCCTGTTACTATTTTCCCATTTTAATCATAACAAACAATTTGCTCttgtgatttttcatattttcgTCCATCCAATGGAGCTAATTGATATTCCATGGGTATGCAGGTTGTCCATGAGGAATTTGGCATTGTTGAGGGTCTCATGACAACTGTTCATGCCACAACAGGTTTTCTTTCCCTTATGAATTTTGTCATTGTCAAGGATGGAGACTGCCAATTTTTCAGTCTCCTCATATCATGTTGTTCATTAGTCATAACAGACTTGCTTTCCTATATTCAGCCACCCAGAAGACTGTCGATGGCCCTTCAATGAAAGATTGGAGAGGAGGGCGTGGTGCTGCTCAAAACATAATTCCTAGCTCCACTGGTGCAGCCAAGGTACGATGAACCAAAAATCTACCTTGCTTTTCTAGATTTCTGTTTTGGCTGACTGTTTTGATTCCTTATTAGGCTGTTGGGAAAGTCCTCCCTGAGCTAAATGGAAAGCTCACTGGTATGGCCTTCCGAGTTCCAACACCAAATGTGTCTGTTGTCGACTTGACCTGCCGGATTGAAAAAAGTGCATCCTATGACGATGTGAAAGCAGCCATCAAGTATGTAGGACTATCATTTGTCCATGCACATTATCTGCTGTTTCTGTTTGGTCAATTGTTTTAAGTCTTAAAATGCTTGAGTTGGTATACAGTAGCCTTCAATAATTTGAACGTGAACAGAATAATACTTGTGTTCACAAATGAATTGCAAAAGTAACATATCCCTTGTTACGTCTTTTGACTGTGCTAGAAACTGCGGTCATGCACTTGTACCGTCTGAAGATTCTGTGATGTGCCTGTATGTAACATTGTGAATCTTTTATCAGATTTACTCATAAGCTGTGTGTTTCAGGGCAGCATCAGAGGGTGCACTGAAAGGTATTCTAGGTTACACAGATGAGGATGTGGTTTCCAATGACTTCGTTGGTGATGCAAGGTAAGTACTTCTAGATGTACCGATGTAAATTGTGTTGTGCTCAAAAGGGAGTGGTTGACATAACTGCCCCTTTCTGCATATCAGGTCAAGCATCTTTGATGCCAAGGCTGGTATTGGACTGAGCTCTTCCTTCATGAAGCTTGTGTCATGGTATGACAACGAGTGGGGCTACAGGTGAGTGTCTATATTTCCATTAAGGGGCTTAACTCTTCATCTTTTTTTCCAATTGTTCTATTGTCCTAATGATTCTGTTCCATTCTTTGTTTCAGCAACCGTGTGTTGGATCTGATTGCCCACATGGCTCTTGTCAACGCCAAGCACTGATTTGTTGAAAATCCTCCTCCGATAGTATCTAGCTAGGAAAGGCTGCAATTTTGACGGTCTCTTTCTGTTGTCTTGGAATAAGATGTAAACTTGGAAACAAAGCAAAAAAAGAATGGACATTGATGTCCATGACATTGTTTGTAGCAGGCGGTGAAATTTACTCTGTATCGACCTGGGCAAGCGGAACTGTTGAGTGAACCATATGTCGGCAACCTGATTGATTCATTGAGTCCAATGCTATGCCATTCTATATTTACTTTAAACATGCTTGTTTCATGCCAGAAATGTTCAACAGACAATTGGCAATTTACCTCAACTCCAGAATCTGCAGAATTTTGTTTCAATTCAGCGGCTTGTTGAGAGTAACAGCAGAGAATTATGTAGGCTGTTACCAAGAGGGAAAGTTTCCGGCTATTCACCTTCAATaaaatcagcagcagcagcgatcGAGGAGAAGCCGAAGGTGTGCCAGAGAAGCCGTGCCAGAGGAGCCGTACGTGTTGGTGGCCATAAGTCGGAAGCAAGGCTATACAATTGCATAGTTCCAGTAGCTTCATAATTACTGCTTTTCATTGACCATGGTTCCCATTCGTTATTCTCTCTATCCATCCCAGTTTTATATCATATTTGTAAATGGAGCCGAGACTAAAGCAACAAAATCTCCTTCCTTCTTAAAATTAAATCTCATCGGTCAAGGTACGCAAACGTGCAGACATGTAACGATATCATTTACTCCTATACACGTAAATGAATAAGCATGCAGCGATGTCATTTACTCATATACAAATAAACGATTAGATGATGATTAAAAAGACCTTAAAAATTTTAGACAATGATCAAATTGGAATGGAGGAAGCACTTCATAACATATCTCATTGTCGCTTCCAATTTTTCATCATGTAAGTACGTCTCatgcgatttttttttgaaaataatacgattttaatggaaaattgTAAAAATATAGGTCGGTTAGACGAAATCGCAAGAGTAGCAGCCTGTCGAACAACCGGGGTTCGACATTGAACAACCACAGTTTAACTGTGGCAGTTCGACAGGTGattaaaaaacttcaaaaaataaaaacaaaacattGTAGCAGCACTGTAGCGCACTGTAGCCACGACCAGTCGAACTTTGAAAGTTGGATATGTCTGCAGCGATACTATTCACGCGACCCTATCAAACTTTGCCAGTTCTACATGTTCTCGCTGATTCCGGTAGCAgtacttttttgttttttttatcaactaCCCTGTCGAACTGCACCCAGTTCGACAGGTGCATGTTGAACTACACCTGTCGAACCACGGTTGTTCGACAGGGTGCTAATCATGCGATTTCGTCTAATCGATATATTTTTGCGATTTCCATTACAAtcgtattatttttttaaaaaaattcgtcTCATGCTATTGACACCTCGTATAATCGTATACATGAGACTTGAGAGTACTAAACAAGCAAATTCACCTCAATgctatctaaaaaaaatgaaaatagttAGCAACGTTACATTTTGTGGCCCACTTCATTGTAAAGATGAGCCCGACCCCTCTATATTTGGCTCAACCGTTAATCTATCATCAATCATTAAATTTTCTCTTTAATGCCAATTTAAACGATTCTATTATTGACTATACTATCCATGCATGTTAAACGCCTATTTATTTTCTCTCTAATGCCAATTTAAACGATTCTATTATTGGCTATACTATCCATGCATGTTCAACGcatccttttttttcctagttaaTTGTATCGTCCTATGGTTAATGGATAGCAAACCATAAATTCTTTCCAATGTTACACATTTTATCCATATACCCATTTTCAAAAAAGAATTCACCTTTCTTGTCCTATAAATAGGCATGATATCCTACCCTTgtgcttagaaaaaaaaaactacccaCCCTTTGGGTTCTGCACCTAATAGCAACTGGTATCTAAGGTTTCGTGTTTCGCCATGGCTTGCAAGGTTGCCTCCATATTTGCATCCATCCTAATATTGTCGGTCCTCGTCATGTCTTGCGGTAATATCATAGTATACGTACACTCTTTTTGCGTATTTTATGAAGCATTGGGGGCTAGTAATTAACTAATTTCtcacatatatatacttctCACAAACAAAAACTTCTCTTAATTTTGGCTTGAACAGATGCAGCTGGTTTATCCTGCCCAACTGTAAGAGCGCCGAATCCGACCTGCCTGAGCCCTCAAATTTGTGCTAATCAGTGTGTAGCAGCTGGTTATTTGATTGGATTCTGTGAGTTTTATGGTAGTCGATTGGGTGACTGCGTGTGCACCAAATGCACAAATGCTGTGCAAGCCGGCCGTCCTCCTACTATTGCTCCTACTCCTGCAGTGAGAAGGTTGATTCTGTGAGAAAAATACATGGCATCATCAATTTGTGATGGATACACCATGGGAATAAATTAACTTGTGTGTTGACGATTGCTGAATTTGTTGAATCGAGTTGTTTTCTTGACCAAGTGTTGAATCGAGTTGTTGAGAATTAAGAAAATACCAactatatatatggtgaaattCTACCTTATTTGGTGAAATTCTACCTTATTGTGTCCGGCGAAATTCTACCTTGTTATAGAGGAAAAACCTGAGTATTTTTCGCCccttaggccttgttcggttaatccctgtgagggagggattggagaggatttattccacacctactgcggtgtggaattattccccctcaatcccctccaatccaATCCTCTTCAATCCCCTTTAAACTGAACAATGTCTTAGTAGGGGTGTTCTATGTTTTACCACCCGTACATGATATGTGGGTCATGATCAACCTATAGTGGCAATGACTAAGTTTCAACTACCAGTGAACCGCAAATCCTAGAGTTCGACTAATAGTGGGCGTGTTCGGCTGGCAGTGTTGTGGCTACAACCGTGTATCGAACGCACCCTGTAAAGCAGGAaatttctaaaaagaaaatactGTGCATATTATGTTTGTTTATGATTTTAGTACGATCCATCGCTGCGCTGCCCATGTGGAAAGAGGAATCCAATTTTGCGTTGAACCGAAACTTGCAGCCGTTAATAAACGTTAGGAGAGAAACATTTGATCATACAACCATCATAAACAGAAATCACGTATAATCGGTGCTCAATCCTCAAATCCCCCGTACAACTGATGTTTTTCCTCTTGTGTATTTACGATTTTACATCAAGGTGATGCTGAAGTTAGCACTGGAAAATTTGGATAAGTTGATATCTGATTTTTTTCCCCTGGAGAAATCTGTATTCTGATGAGGATTGCATAATGGGCAGTCAGTGCAGTAAAAAGGGGAAAACTTTACTGTCCAACATGATTCAGCTGCCCAATTTCTTAAGAAAAATGGGATATACAAGTGTAATTGGcttgatcatttttttttaaaaaagcgaTTTCTTCACTACAAGAATAGGCAGGGCACACATATATAGGTTCTCATCttgcaaaaaataaataaacaaataaatttcGACTACTACCTATTACGTCTTGAGCTCTTGAAGGACTTTTTAAGTcctgaacttttttttaatacgtaAGGAGCGCATTTTTTTATCAAGAAGGAATAAATGTACGGAAATGCTGCGTGCTGGGCGTCCAACGGCAGAAGAAAAAATCGGGCGCCCACGCCTCCCACCGTTGCTACTTTAAATAgttttaaaatgatttttctcctaaactaatTATCCAATTTACGATCCGATCACGccgttgtattcgttgcaattaaatctttacaacaagactacacatgattatatttcgataaaaaaatattttagctttTTTATTGATATGTTTTGAATGTTACATATGATCTTTTTGATGTTTCGACCAGTAGTTTTACGGTGTTTCAGTTAGTGTACTCgcgatgtttcactatgtacagatcaaatgttgcatcaaatgttgcagtggattttgatattatggaacgcgccgttgcaacaaatcacgcgcatattatggaaaccctctattaagggaatttggtttatt of the Oryza sativa Japonica Group chromosome 2, ASM3414082v1 genome contains:
- the LOC4328446 gene encoding glyceraldehyde-3-phosphate dehydrogenase GAPCP1, chloroplastic, coding for MAQQLSAPFRAAAAAGSRASAAAADPAKVLRLRSAGSAQFTSIAASSSFARNIEPLRAIATQAPPAVPQYSSGEKTKVGINGFGRIGRLVLRIATSRDDIEVVAVNDPFIDAKYMAYMFKYDSTHGPFKGSIKVVDDSTLEINGKKVTITSKRDPADIPWGNFGAEYVVESSGVFTTTEKASAHLKGGAKKVVISAPSADAPMFVVGVNEKSYDPKMNVVSNASCTTNCLAPLAKVVHEEFGIVEGLMTTVHATTATQKTVDGPSMKDWRGGRGAAQNIIPSSTGAAKAVGKVLPELNGKLTGMAFRVPTPNVSVVDLTCRIEKSASYDDVKAAIKAASEGALKGILGYTDEDVVSNDFVGDARSSIFDAKAGIGLSSSFMKLVSWYDNEWGYSNRVLDLIAHMALVNAKH